From Methanobacterium congolense, one genomic window encodes:
- the bsh gene encoding choloylglycine hydrolase has translation MCTSFNIQSEEKHNFFGRNLDLAYNVNECPLILPRNYQLEDKVTGNMLKTKKAIIGMGTVIDGHPSMVDAMNEKGLVCAGLNFEGFAHFEEKPVPGKINIAPYDFIYWVVSNHETIDEVKGALSNIELVNVPLNEKTPVPTLHWMITDKTGQSIVVEKTKDKLAVYDNPVGVMTNQPTFDWHLMNLNRYLYITPHQPKETKWSDQVLKIHGVGAGTLGMPGDSHSISRFVRIAYARAHMPVIKDDITAVTQCFHMLDYVKMVKGGVITDGMEEKTTYSACMDQEKGIYYYKTYGNNRINAVDMNKEDLDGDELISFSYLTKQDIHYQN, from the coding sequence TTAATATTCAATCCGAAGAGAAGCATAATTTTTTTGGAAGGAATTTGGATTTAGCATATAATGTTAACGAATGTCCTTTAATCCTTCCTAGAAATTATCAGCTTGAAGATAAGGTGACAGGGAATATGTTGAAGACCAAAAAAGCTATTATTGGTATGGGAACTGTCATTGACGGTCATCCTTCAATGGTTGACGCTATGAATGAAAAGGGATTAGTTTGTGCAGGTTTAAATTTTGAAGGGTTCGCTCATTTTGAAGAAAAACCAGTGCCAGGAAAAATAAATATTGCACCATATGACTTCATTTACTGGGTTGTATCGAACCATGAAACAATAGATGAAGTAAAGGGAGCCCTTTCTAACATAGAATTAGTAAATGTACCCCTAAATGAAAAGACACCTGTACCCACCCTTCACTGGATGATTACCGATAAAACAGGTCAGTCAATAGTAGTTGAAAAAACCAAGGATAAACTTGCAGTTTATGATAATCCAGTTGGAGTAATGACTAATCAACCAACTTTTGATTGGCATTTGATGAATTTAAACAGGTATCTATATATCACGCCTCATCAACCAAAAGAAACTAAGTGGAGTGACCAAGTTTTAAAGATTCATGGTGTAGGAGCCGGTACTTTAGGAATGCCTGGAGATTCTCATAGCATAAGTAGATTTGTAAGAATTGCATATGCTAGAGCTCATATGCCCGTTATAAAGGATGATATCACTGCCGTTACGCAATGTTTCCATATGCTTGATTATGTAAAAATGGTAAAAGGTGGAGTTATAACAGACGGAATGGAAGAAAAAACTACGTATTCTGCTTGTATGGACCAAGAAAAAGGCATTTATTATTATAAGACCTATGGAAATAATAGAATAAATGCTGTTGATATGAATAAAGAGGATCTAGATGGAGATGAACTTATATCATTCTCCTATCTAACAAAACAGGATATACATTACCAAAATTAA
- a CDS encoding DNA primase — MVSPAFINPLSEDGKQMVREMGSLEALYNQNADLIEVITKSHLQDISDIPTNYVELALKRIEWYLVHNSKKYDHKVYNFLFNVEITPFDVISFYILCQAIGIRYGPNSRESRVMVESQGKIIENRLEKLSKGEREEVVNRILGSLLTQSSIKWTFFEELLSSKKLQLRDLLLDNGQIILDREEFLERFGDRITHRDPEKMYELVVGAKIKELIAIKMIMQKTEDYMNAVYEKAQREIEPNPMLLEVAEKVSTVLSESVQTYGYGGGGGVGAKASPLSPKAFPPCVKKVLEGIRSGGRNDAIILFLTPFISYARLYPGVFAENVTKRVSDVDPNLNAVQNEVLPMIFGAAERCSPPLFEDQPQEKVNINAKMGFGMHDALELKNEGETLWYTPMSCEKVKIHLPSLCKPDKTCKTIGNPLSYYNKVKRELKKGGAEGEEKGDGKSDETHESPSKG; from the coding sequence ATGGTTTCACCAGCATTTATAAACCCGCTTTCTGAGGATGGAAAGCAGATGGTCAGGGAGATGGGATCCCTTGAGGCGCTCTACAATCAAAATGCGGATCTGATTGAAGTTATAACAAAAAGTCACCTTCAGGACATCTCAGACATACCAACCAACTACGTTGAACTTGCACTCAAACGGATCGAATGGTACCTGGTTCACAACAGCAAGAAGTACGATCACAAGGTTTACAACTTCCTATTCAACGTTGAAATTACACCCTTCGATGTCATATCATTTTACATACTCTGCCAGGCCATTGGAATCCGGTACGGTCCCAACTCACGTGAGAGCAGGGTTATGGTTGAATCCCAAGGTAAGATCATTGAAAACCGCCTGGAAAAACTGTCAAAAGGTGAGAGGGAAGAGGTTGTGAATAGAATACTGGGCAGCCTCTTAACCCAGTCCAGTATTAAATGGACCTTCTTTGAGGAACTTCTAAGCTCCAAAAAGCTCCAGCTCCGTGACCTGCTCCTTGACAACGGCCAGATCATCCTGGACAGGGAGGAGTTCCTGGAACGCTTCGGAGACAGGATAACCCACAGGGACCCTGAGAAGATGTACGAACTCGTTGTAGGTGCCAAGATCAAGGAACTCATCGCCATAAAGATGATAATGCAGAAAACTGAGGATTACATGAATGCCGTTTATGAGAAGGCCCAGCGTGAGATAGAACCCAACCCCATGCTCCTTGAGGTTGCAGAGAAGGTTTCCACTGTACTCTCTGAATCAGTTCAGACCTACGGCTACGGTGGAGGTGGAGGTGTCGGTGCCAAAGCCTCACCCCTTTCACCTAAAGCATTTCCACCATGTGTTAAGAAGGTGCTTGAGGGCATAAGGTCCGGTGGAAGGAACGATGCAATAATTCTATTTCTGACACCGTTCATATCCTATGCAAGGCTTTATCCAGGGGTTTTTGCTGAGAACGTGACCAAGAGGGTTTCAGATGTTGATCCCAACCTGAACGCTGTTCAAAACGAGGTACTCCCAATGATATTTGGAGCTGCAGAGCGCTGCAGTCCACCCCTATTTGAGGACCAGCCCCAGGAGAAGGTGAACATCAACGCAAAGATGGGCTTTGGAATGCACGATGCCCTTGAACTGAAGAATGAGGGCGAAACACTCTGGTACACACCCATGAGCTGTGAGAAGGTTAAGATACATTTACCTAGTCTCTGCAAGCCTGATAAGACCTGCAAGACAATTGGGAATCCTTTGAGTTATTACAACAAGGTGAAGAGGGAGTTAAAGAAGGGTGGAGCTGAAGGTGAAGAGAAGGGTGATGGAAAGAGTGATGAAACGCATGAATCTCCTTCTAAGGGTTGA
- the metG gene encoding methionine--tRNA ligase produces MSKVFITCALPYANGPCHLGHLRSTYIPADIYARYNRMKGNDVLMVCATDEHGTPIAVRAEQEGVPPKEIAGRYHDMIKHDLESCNISLDSFTRTTDPTHYEISQNFFLKLYEKGYIYEQVIKQPYCEECNRFLPDRYVEGKCPHCGAEGARGDHCEACGRHLEPIQLVEPACLICNSKPEIRESKQYFFKLSHFQEDLKEWIENNDELPPNVKNYALQWLKEGLKDWILTRDMEWGIPVPLDDAEGKIIYVWGEAFLGYISSASQWSKRENKPWEDYWNDRAVHFIGKDIIYHHSIFWPALLMAHDCKLPSTIIAGEYLSLEGRKMSTSKNWVIWAEDFLKTFDADLLRYYLIANAPLTRDTDFSWDDFQRRVNDELADVLGNFLHRTFTFTHKFFDGRIPEPSKFDENDEEFEKRMKELPEKVSEHIEKFKFREGLIEIIKLAKYANKYFNDKEPWKAVKTNKDEAANCLYLCNQLTKVLAVLLVPYIPEKTGEIFKVLGINQDRITWDDSKVQLPSGMEIGKAKPIFKKIDDEVIEKEKNVLYESLEDEDNMKDIISIDDFAKVDLRVGKIIGAESVKGSKNLLKLSVDIGSKKIQVVAGVAKKYAPEEVLNRKVIVVVNLEPAKLFGIKSEGMILATDDNMSLLTAEGADIGEQIK; encoded by the coding sequence TTGAGCAAGGTATTTATAACGTGTGCACTGCCCTATGCCAACGGTCCATGCCACCTTGGGCATTTAAGATCGACCTACATACCTGCAGATATATATGCCCGCTACAACAGGATGAAGGGAAACGATGTACTCATGGTATGTGCAACGGATGAGCATGGAACACCCATAGCAGTTCGTGCAGAACAGGAAGGTGTGCCGCCTAAGGAAATAGCAGGACGCTACCATGATATGATAAAACATGACCTTGAATCCTGCAACATATCACTGGACAGCTTCACAAGAACCACGGACCCAACCCACTACGAAATATCACAGAACTTCTTTTTAAAACTCTACGAAAAGGGTTACATCTATGAACAGGTAATAAAACAGCCCTACTGTGAGGAATGCAACAGGTTCCTACCGGACAGGTACGTTGAAGGAAAATGTCCACATTGTGGAGCTGAAGGGGCAAGGGGAGACCACTGCGAAGCATGTGGAAGACACCTGGAACCGATACAGCTTGTTGAACCAGCATGTCTCATCTGCAACTCCAAACCAGAGATAAGGGAGTCCAAACAGTACTTCTTCAAGCTCAGCCACTTCCAGGAAGACCTCAAGGAATGGATAGAAAACAACGATGAACTACCACCCAACGTTAAAAACTACGCACTCCAATGGTTGAAGGAGGGCTTGAAGGACTGGATACTCACAAGGGACATGGAATGGGGAATTCCAGTACCCCTAGATGATGCAGAGGGCAAGATCATCTACGTATGGGGAGAAGCCTTCCTCGGCTACATATCCTCAGCGTCCCAGTGGTCAAAGCGTGAAAACAAACCATGGGAAGACTACTGGAACGACAGGGCCGTCCACTTCATAGGTAAGGATATAATCTACCACCACTCCATATTCTGGCCAGCTCTACTAATGGCACACGACTGCAAACTCCCATCAACAATCATAGCAGGGGAGTACCTATCCCTTGAAGGCAGGAAAATGTCAACCAGTAAAAACTGGGTTATATGGGCTGAAGATTTCCTTAAAACCTTCGATGCCGATCTTCTGAGGTACTACCTCATTGCAAACGCACCGCTCACAAGGGACACAGACTTCTCTTGGGATGACTTCCAGAGAAGGGTCAACGACGAACTTGCAGACGTCCTTGGAAACTTCCTTCACAGGACATTCACCTTCACCCACAAGTTCTTCGATGGAAGGATACCAGAACCATCCAAATTCGATGAAAACGATGAAGAATTTGAAAAACGCATGAAGGAACTACCAGAGAAAGTTTCTGAACACATAGAAAAGTTCAAGTTCAGGGAAGGACTCATTGAAATAATCAAACTTGCAAAATACGCCAACAAATACTTCAACGACAAGGAACCATGGAAAGCTGTTAAAACCAATAAGGATGAGGCAGCAAACTGTCTCTACCTCTGCAACCAGCTGACAAAGGTCCTTGCAGTTCTGCTGGTACCATACATCCCGGAGAAAACAGGGGAAATATTCAAGGTACTCGGAATAAACCAAGATAGAATCACATGGGATGATTCAAAGGTACAGCTACCTTCTGGTATGGAGATAGGAAAGGCAAAACCAATATTCAAGAAGATAGATGATGAAGTTATTGAGAAAGAGAAGAACGTGTTGTATGAAAGCTTAGAGGATGAGGATAATATGAAGGACATAATATCAATAGATGACTTTGCAAAGGTGGATCTCAGGGTTGGAAAGATAATAGGTGCAGAAAGTGTCAAGGGTTCAAAGAATCTCTTGAAACTAAGTGTGGACATAGGTTCCAAAAAGATACAGGTTGTTGCAGGTGTTGCAAAGAAATACGCACCTGAAGAAGTTTTAAACAGGAAGGTTATAGTTGTGGTGAACCTTGAACCTGCAAAACTCTTCGGAATAAAATCTGAGGGTATGATACTTGCAACAGATGACAATATGAGTCTCCTAACTGCTGAAGGCGCTGATATTGGTGAACAAATAAAATGA
- a CDS encoding DUF530 domain-containing protein — MNESVLIAKAERFLDNIKHNRIIAEEISDFETFRDTYSYLQDNLEELQDLRDTMEIKGYKAPYRSIIRYGGTHSTEMKAEDMYDVGRHTQYFRMRAAAKKNILDRVKSSIASHKIAIGQLEEYAVLTCSSCGKRFRGHEIALLKKTCECGSKDFTFSVNEDGVYRLNIIKYLPLSGEYMLRMADLSPMGRDAFRNIVRILKHEKRGIVKTLSLVVKVLEDGKWVRKRVNIDAKDDMNYEREIRQKYGSNARIEFMQIHRKKPAIINDKQVQTALSIAYVKVAEHNARKIFDEVLKGLISDREKLDTYDQAFEAAEKRAHRIAEDASDVEDLREEFLNQALKSENLITEDGSMDKELQKDMETRKCLEKKLFVEMPKILILWDVIRYYLLTSYDRRSKYSGPFPNLRPSLDTNQMKAFEDFDPFTVDIMRSNLKENIRYIPNIKAVVSRKFEIEGKMKGLHVQMNTPASGAAILHTHGKLSIEDAADIFSVKPADVTAEVNKFKTFGKPQTKKARKFLEMVKK; from the coding sequence ATGAATGAATCAGTACTCATAGCAAAGGCGGAAAGGTTCCTGGACAACATAAAACACAACAGGATAATCGCCGAGGAAATTTCAGACTTTGAAACCTTCAGGGACACCTACAGCTATCTGCAGGACAACCTGGAGGAGCTTCAGGATCTGCGGGACACCATGGAGATCAAGGGGTACAAGGCACCCTACAGATCCATCATCCGCTACGGTGGAACCCATTCAACTGAGATGAAGGCAGAGGACATGTACGATGTTGGCCGCCACACCCAGTACTTCAGGATGAGGGCTGCTGCCAAAAAGAACATCCTTGACAGGGTTAAATCTTCCATAGCATCCCATAAAATAGCCATTGGACAGCTGGAGGAGTACGCAGTTTTAACCTGCAGCTCCTGCGGTAAAAGGTTCAGGGGCCATGAGATAGCCCTCCTGAAGAAAACATGTGAATGCGGGTCAAAGGACTTCACATTCAGTGTTAACGAAGACGGGGTTTACAGGTTAAACATCATCAAGTACCTTCCACTTTCAGGGGAGTACATGCTCAGAATGGCTGATCTCTCCCCAATGGGAAGGGATGCATTTCGTAACATAGTCCGTATCCTGAAGCATGAAAAGAGGGGCATAGTCAAGACCCTTTCCTTAGTTGTTAAGGTTCTTGAGGATGGAAAATGGGTTAGAAAACGGGTTAACATAGATGCAAAGGATGATATGAACTACGAACGTGAGATAAGACAGAAGTACGGTTCAAATGCACGTATAGAGTTCATGCAGATTCACAGAAAAAAACCCGCAATCATCAATGACAAACAGGTTCAAACAGCCCTTTCAATTGCTTATGTTAAGGTTGCAGAGCACAACGCCCGTAAAATATTTGATGAAGTACTGAAGGGTTTGATATCTGACCGTGAAAAACTCGACACCTACGACCAGGCCTTTGAAGCGGCAGAAAAACGTGCCCACAGGATAGCTGAGGACGCAAGTGATGTTGAAGACCTCAGGGAGGAGTTCCTCAACCAGGCACTTAAAAGTGAAAATCTCATCACCGAAGATGGATCCATGGATAAGGAGCTTCAAAAGGATATGGAAACACGTAAATGCCTGGAAAAGAAGCTCTTCGTGGAAATGCCCAAGATACTCATCCTGTGGGACGTTATAAGATACTACCTTTTAACCTCCTACGACAGGCGGAGCAAGTACTCAGGTCCATTCCCAAACCTCAGACCAAGCCTGGACACCAACCAGATGAAGGCATTCGAGGACTTCGACCCCTTCACTGTTGATATAATGCGAAGCAACCTCAAAGAAAACATCCGTTACATCCCAAACATCAAAGCAGTTGTTTCAAGGAAGTTTGAAATAGAGGGCAAGATGAAGGGTCTCCACGTACAAATGAACACACCTGCCTCAGGAGCTGCAATCCTCCACACCCATGGAAAACTTTCAATTGAAGATGCTGCAGATATATTCTCAGTTAAACCTGCCGATGTCACTGCAGAGGTGAATAAATTCAAAACCTTTGGAAAACCCCAGACAAAGAAGGCTAGAAAATTCCTTGAAATGGTGAAAAAATAA
- a CDS encoding helix-turn-helix domain-containing protein, whose amino-acid sequence MAKEVHVSQQLSSSKIMELLDKNPDLERIKCPRSIYLRTSKKYLDALSELGIEVEPVTQMGRPKKYKKEPELIQKLLDEGKTPDEVAEILNIPVKTVYYLKSSKFRRGRRSKYSPEIHAELTKLHKNGASAREISEKLQIPLRTVYYILKQVSP is encoded by the coding sequence TTGGCTAAGGAAGTTCATGTTTCCCAGCAGCTTTCCTCAAGTAAGATAATGGAGTTACTGGATAAAAATCCAGATCTGGAAAGGATAAAATGTCCTCGAAGCATTTACCTCAGAACCTCCAAAAAATACCTCGATGCCCTTTCAGAACTTGGAATTGAAGTTGAACCAGTAACACAGATGGGCAGGCCAAAGAAATATAAAAAGGAACCTGAACTAATACAAAAACTCCTTGATGAGGGTAAAACTCCTGATGAAGTTGCAGAAATTCTTAACATTCCCGTTAAAACTGTTTACTACCTCAAATCTTCCAAGTTCAGAAGGGGGAGGAGATCCAAATATTCTCCAGAGATTCATGCCGAACTCACGAAACTCCATAAAAATGGTGCTTCAGCCCGTGAAATATCAGAAAAACTCCAAATCCCTCTGAGGACTGTTTACTATATTTTAAAACAGGTCTCCCCCTAA
- a CDS encoding THUMP domain-containing protein, translating into MCTNEKFDILVMLKNHDPDELEDILSKIKDMNTSANKESQYFYIKECEVLKTLLIESNLDSKCTAHKLREDHGETVSYAVHMDGAVKTSLRCILQKVVELLDSKIKEGDSFKVVSNLRSMNLKSSEELNAAVSKEIENKLNLRCDEENPYWIVQLEVLGENTGITIFKHKNLLEMIQTH; encoded by the coding sequence ATGTGTACGAATGAAAAATTCGACATCTTAGTTATGTTAAAGAACCATGATCCTGATGAATTAGAAGATATACTCTCGAAAATTAAGGATATGAATACATCTGCGAATAAAGAAAGTCAATATTTTTATATAAAGGAATGTGAGGTTCTGAAAACTTTATTAATAGAATCAAATCTAGATTCTAAATGCACTGCCCATAAACTAAGGGAAGATCATGGTGAAACAGTTTCCTACGCTGTCCATATGGATGGGGCTGTAAAAACAAGTTTGAGGTGCATACTTCAGAAGGTTGTGGAACTTCTAGATTCTAAAATCAAGGAAGGGGATTCCTTCAAGGTTGTATCTAATCTAAGGAGCATGAACCTAAAATCCAGTGAAGAATTGAATGCTGCAGTTTCAAAGGAGATAGAAAATAAGTTAAATTTACGTTGTGATGAAGAAAACCCCTACTGGATAGTTCAACTTGAAGTGCTGGGTGAAAATACTGGAATAACTATTTTTAAACATAAAAATCTGTTAGAAATGATTCAAACCCATTGA
- a CDS encoding THUMP domain-containing protein translates to MDPLEAAMKLKDAQTTVISKVVPIDEVVRTRKDAILEKVLMLAGQKIEKSESFVVRVDLRGRGYIESREDLLATLRDELLEGLNLKLNEENPEWVVQIEVVGENTGISILRPGELFKKL, encoded by the coding sequence ATGGATCCTCTGGAAGCTGCAATGAAACTTAAGGATGCTCAAACAACGGTGATATCCAAGGTTGTACCTATAGATGAAGTTGTGAGAACACGCAAAGATGCCATACTCGAGAAGGTACTGATGCTCGCAGGTCAAAAAATAGAGAAAAGTGAATCCTTCGTTGTGAGGGTTGATCTCAGGGGCAGGGGTTACATAGAATCACGTGAAGATCTGCTTGCAACTCTTAGAGATGAACTCCTTGAAGGGTTGAATTTAAAATTGAATGAAGAAAATCCAGAATGGGTGGTTCAGATAGAGGTGGTTGGTGAAAACACTGGAATCAGTATTTTAAGGCCTGGTGAACTTTTTAAAAAACTCTGA
- a CDS encoding methyl-coenzyme M reductase family protein gives MYRILLFSGGAYKFNELVEFVEDVGGVVFREERLQISRGNYFLREEIRVMIAIPEDELETLKTRVKELKGHLKDLELEKELMDIVNSYIFIYNLLSMPGGWTKIESIETSFKCPCCIELCSQMDFDLCAGELGQLMDEMCEMDLLEYRISQGEREYRLKTF, from the coding sequence ATGTACAGGATCCTGCTTTTCAGTGGTGGTGCCTACAAATTCAATGAACTGGTTGAATTTGTTGAGGATGTTGGGGGAGTTGTATTCAGGGAGGAGCGGCTTCAGATAAGTAGGGGAAACTATTTTTTAAGGGAAGAAATCAGGGTCATGATAGCCATTCCAGAGGATGAACTGGAAACCCTCAAGACAAGGGTTAAGGAGCTTAAGGGACATTTAAAGGATCTGGAACTGGAAAAGGAACTCATGGATATTGTAAACTCTTACATATTTATTTACAATCTTTTAAGCATGCCTGGAGGATGGACAAAAATAGAATCCATTGAAACTAGTTTTAAATGTCCCTGTTGCATTGAACTTTGTTCCCAGATGGATTTCGATCTCTGTGCAGGCGAATTAGGGCAACTCATGGATGAGATGTGTGAAATGGATCTTCTGGAATACAGGATCTCCCAGGGTGAAAGGGAGTACCGGTTGAAAACTTTTTAA
- a CDS encoding TIGR00304 family membrane protein: MLNSNTLILTGIVVLLIGMILIFIGTALQITSKSGETGEVKTGGVIMIGPIPIIFGTDKGMATTAVILAIILMVVSYILFSRWGFR; encoded by the coding sequence ATGTTGAATTCTAATACACTCATTTTAACTGGTATCGTAGTTCTTTTAATTGGAATGATTCTAATTTTCATTGGAACAGCTCTGCAGATCACTTCAAAGTCCGGTGAAACAGGAGAGGTTAAAACTGGAGGAGTGATTATGATAGGGCCAATACCCATAATCTTCGGAACAGACAAGGGAATGGCAACCACTGCTGTTATCCTTGCAATTATATTAATGGTTGTTTCATACATCTTATTCTCAAGATGGGGTTTCAGATAA
- a CDS encoding glycosyltransferase family 2 protein, which yields MKISIVIPALNEEGIVGKTVKSVPLKQLNDMGFETEIIVVNNASTDNTAQEAEEAGARVIYESNRGYGNAYLRGFREAEGDIIVMGDADGTYPLERTPEFVRYITDEGVDFVIGSRFEGEIQDGAMPALHKYIGNPMLTKMLNQLFKADFSDTHCGMRAFTREALKKMDLKSPGMEFAIEMVIEASVKNLKIKEVPIVYRKRGGGQAKLNSFKDGWRHSKYMLKRKFSSE from the coding sequence ATGAAGATTTCTATTGTAATTCCAGCCCTCAATGAAGAGGGAATCGTCGGGAAAACAGTTAAATCAGTCCCATTAAAACAACTGAATGATATGGGATTTGAAACAGAAATAATCGTTGTTAACAATGCATCCACAGACAACACTGCACAGGAAGCAGAGGAAGCAGGAGCCAGAGTTATTTACGAGTCCAACAGGGGCTATGGAAATGCTTACCTGCGTGGTTTTAGGGAAGCAGAAGGTGACATAATAGTCATGGGTGATGCAGATGGAACCTACCCCCTTGAGAGAACACCAGAATTTGTCAGGTACATAACTGATGAAGGGGTTGATTTTGTTATAGGCTCAAGATTCGAGGGAGAAATACAGGACGGAGCAATGCCAGCCCTTCACAAATACATTGGAAACCCAATGCTCACCAAGATGTTGAACCAACTCTTCAAAGCAGATTTTTCAGATACGCACTGTGGAATGAGGGCCTTCACAAGGGAAGCACTCAAAAAGATGGATCTGAAATCTCCAGGAATGGAATTTGCAATTGAAATGGTCATTGAAGCATCCGTTAAAAACCTTAAAATTAAGGAAGTCCCAATAGTCTACAGAAAAAGAGGAGGAGGACAGGCCAAATTAAACTCCTTTAAAGACGGCTGGAGACATTCCAAGTACATGCTGAAGAGGAAGTTCTCAAGTGAATGA
- a CDS encoding glycosyltransferase family 4 protein, with product MKIAFIYDSVYPWVKGGAERRVYELAKRLVERGHEVHWYTMGFWMDENSKMSENMDLEGIHLHSVCKPVELYTSDRRSIKEAIYFAIKLLRPLMRENFDVVDCQGFPFFSCFTAKLHSLTGRSKLVITFHEVWGGYWYEYLGKLGVFGKMVEKLTFKLTDHTITVSKKTMRDLEDISGVKSIVIPNGIDFKEIESVEVKNPGIKTQPIRNSDVIYAGRLIKEKNLELLLESIETVRSRMPEVKCLIIGEGPEREKLEKIVLKKNLKDNIKFMGFLEDHKNLISLMKSSKVFVLPSKREGFGMVVVEANACGLPVVVYEHEMNAARDLIDENVNGFIAKDSKDMAEKIIMGIDNHETMSDACITSAKRYDWDGIVQKLEEVYTSQVITE from the coding sequence ATGAAAATAGCTTTTATATATGACTCTGTTTATCCATGGGTTAAGGGTGGTGCTGAAAGAAGGGTTTACGAACTTGCTAAAAGACTCGTGGAAAGGGGACATGAAGTGCACTGGTACACCATGGGCTTCTGGATGGATGAAAACTCCAAAATGTCCGAAAACATGGATCTGGAGGGAATACACCTCCACAGTGTGTGTAAACCCGTTGAACTTTACACCTCGGATAGGAGATCCATAAAAGAAGCCATATATTTTGCCATAAAACTCTTAAGACCCCTGATGAGGGAAAATTTTGATGTTGTGGACTGTCAGGGATTCCCCTTCTTTTCATGTTTCACTGCAAAGCTCCATTCACTCACAGGCCGGTCCAAACTTGTTATAACCTTCCATGAAGTTTGGGGTGGTTACTGGTATGAATACCTTGGAAAACTGGGAGTATTCGGTAAGATGGTTGAAAAACTAACCTTCAAACTCACGGATCATACCATAACAGTTTCCAAGAAGACCATGAGGGATCTGGAAGATATTAGTGGTGTTAAATCCATAGTCATACCCAACGGCATAGACTTCAAAGAAATTGAATCTGTAGAAGTAAAAAATCCTGGTATTAAGACTCAGCCCATACGTAACTCTGATGTTATATATGCAGGAAGGCTCATAAAGGAGAAAAACCTTGAACTCCTCCTGGAATCCATTGAAACAGTAAGGTCCAGAATGCCTGAAGTCAAGTGCCTCATCATTGGTGAAGGTCCAGAACGGGAAAAACTGGAAAAAATCGTCCTGAAGAAGAATTTAAAGGATAACATAAAATTCATGGGATTTCTTGAGGATCATAAAAACCTCATATCCCTCATGAAATCATCCAAAGTTTTTGTTCTCCCATCTAAACGTGAAGGATTTGGGATGGTGGTTGTAGAAGCAAATGCATGTGGACTTCCTGTTGTTGTGTATGAACATGAGATGAATGCCGCACGCGACCTCATAGACGAGAATGTGAACGGTTTCATAGCAAAGGATTCAAAGGACATGGCTGAAAAGATAATAATGGGAATTGACAACCATGAAACCATGAGTGATGCATGCATAACCTCTGCAAAGCGTTATGACTGGGATGGAATAGTCCAGAAACTGGAAGAGGTTTACACGTCCCAAGTCATTACTGAATGA